A single window of Salvia splendens isolate huo1 chromosome 6, SspV2, whole genome shotgun sequence DNA harbors:
- the LOC121809381 gene encoding profilin-like, which produces MSWQSYIDDHLMADVDGCHLTSSAIVGHDGSVWAQSSNFPQFKPEEVTAIMNDFDNPGSLAPTGLYIGGTKYMVIQGEPGAVIRGKKGSGGATIKKTTLALIIGIYDEPMTPGQCNMVVEKIGDYLIEQGL; this is translated from the exons ATGTCGTGGCAATCATACATAGACGACCACTTGATGGCCGATGTTGACGGCTGCCACCTCACTTCTTCCGCCATCGTCGGCCACGATGGCAGCGTCTGGGCCCAGAGCTCCAACTTCCCACAG TTCAAGCCTGAGGAGGTAACAGCTATCATGAATGACTTTGATAATCCCGGTTCACTGGCTCCTACTGGATTGTACATTGGGGGAACTAAATACATGGTGATTCAAGGCGAGCCTGGTGCAGTTATCCGAGGGAAGAAG GGATCTGGTGGTGCCACCATCAAAAAGACCACTTTGGCCTTGATCATTGGTATATATGATGAGCCGATGACTCCGGGGCAGTGCAACATGGTTGTTGAGAAGATTGGTGACTATCTTATTGAACAGGGTCTCTAA
- the LOC121809522 gene encoding profilin-like, giving the protein MSWQSYIDDHLMADVDGCHLTSSAIVGHDGSVWAQSSNFPQFKTEEVTAIMNDFDNPGSLAPTGLYVGGTKYMVIQGEPGAVIRGKKGSGGATIKKTTLALIIGIYDEPMTPGQCNMVVEKIGDYLIEQGL; this is encoded by the exons ATGTCGTGGCAATCATACATAGACGACCACTTGATGGCCGATGTTGACGGCTGCCACCTCACTTCCTCCGCCATCGTCGGCCACGACGGCAGCGTCTGGGCCCAGAGCTCCAACTTTCCACAG TTTAAGACTGAGGAGGTAACAGCTATCATGAATGACTTTGATAATCCCGGTTCACTGGCTCCTACTGGATTGTACGTTGGGGGAACTAAATACATGGTGATTCAAGGCGAGCCTGGTGCAGTTATCCGAGGGAAGAAG GGATCTGGTGGTGCCACCATCAAAAAGACCACTTTGGCCTTGATCATCGGTATATATGATGAGCCGATGACTCCGGGGCAGTGCAACATGGTTGTTGAGAAGATTGGTGACTATCTTATTGAACAGGGTCTCTAA
- the LOC121808811 gene encoding uncharacterized protein LOC121808811: MEEEPAGRDSRIIPTSKKNLLVQTLLQWSKAGEVPHGAIQKAATQFDVSRKTAQRIWVEAKLQIQSGVPVNIRGRVKGYEHKDKFQLDAAKVRELSVLERSNIRKLAYKLDVSKSIVANGMLKYHPMHNVVHIDEKWFYVTKTSERPHFAENGEVIFDGKIAIFPFTTMEPAKRKSKNRPRGTLETKPIQSVNKEVMRACLIQKIIPAIKTKWPENMSKEIFIQQDNTKPHIHHNDADFLAVASSDGFKFHIRAIQSLQDDKVAKGVDELLRNVHSSFDELSPYTLNNVFLTLQDCLTGILKVQGCNGYKTPHMNKERLARMGTLPQALEVEEGVVKAAVAYLQQPEQDVSTNYDISGVTEAVGL; this comes from the exons ATGGAGGAGGAGCCTGCTGGAAGAGACTCACGTATAATACCAACCAGCAAAAAAAATCTGCTAGTACAGACACTGCTGCAATGGAGCAAGGCAGGAGAAGTACCACATGGAGCTATTCAAAAGGCAGCAACACAGTTTGATGTTAGCAGGAAGACAGCCCAGAGAATTTGGGTAGAAGCAAAACTCCAAATTCAGAGTGGAGTACCTGTCAACATAAGAGGCAGAGTTAAGGGATATGAGCACAAAGACAAATTCCAGCTTGATGCTGCCAAGGTAAGAGAGCTGTCAGTTCTTGAGAGATCTAACATCCGTAAGCTTGCTTATAAACTTGATGTAAGCAAGAGCATAGTTG CCAATGGTATGCTAAAATATCACCCAATGCACAATGTGGTGCACATAGATGAAAAATGGTTTTACGTGACTAAGACCTCAGAAAG GCCACATTTTGCAGAAAATGGAGAAGTAATTTTTGATGGAAAAATAGCCATATTTCCATTCACAACTATGGAGCCAGCAAAGAGGAAGTCCAAGAACAGACCAAGAGGCACTCTGGAGACAAAGCCAATTCAATCAGTTAACAAGGAAGTGATGAGAGCATGCCTAATTCAGAAG ATCATACCAGCAATCAAGACAAAATGGCCAGAGAATATGAGCAAGGAGATATTCATACAACAAGACAATACCAAGCCTCATATACACCACAATGATGCTGACTTTCTGGCAGTAGCATCCTCAGATGGATTCAAGTTTCACATCAG AGCAATCCAATCTCTACAGGATGATAAGGTGGCTAAGGGAGTGGATGAGTTGTTGAGGAATGTGCATAGCTCATTTGATGAACTTAGCCCATACACACTCAATAATGTTTTCCTTACTCTACAAGATTGTCTAACTGGGATTCTTAAGGTGCAAGGGTGCAATGGATACAAGACTCCACACATGAATAAAGAGAGGTTAGCAAGGATGGGGACACTGCCACAAGCATTagaggttgaagaaggagttGTGAAGGCAGCTGTGGCATACCTCCAACAGCCAGAGCAAGATGTGAGTACAAATTATGATATCTCAGGTGTCACAGAAGCTGTGGGCTTATAA
- the LOC121807491 gene encoding profilin-3-like, which yields MSWQTYVDEHLMCDIEGQAGLKLTAAAILGHDGAVWAQSATFPQMKPEEIKGILDDFEEPGTLAPTGLFFGGAKYMVIQGEPGAVIRGKKGSGGITIKKSGQALVFGVYEEPVTPGQCNMVVERLADYLIDQGM from the exons ATGTCGTGGCAAACTTACGTGGATGAGCACTTGATGTGCGATATCGAAGGGCAGGCTGGGCTGAAACTGACTGCGGCGGCCATCCTTGGCCACGACGGCGCTGTGTGGGCCCAGAGCGCCACCTTCCCTCAG ATGAAGCCGGAAGAGATAAAAGGGATATTGGACGACTTTGAGGAGCCCGGGACGCTGGCCCCGACCGGTTTGTTCTTTGGGGGAGCGAAGTATATGGTGATCCAAGGAGAGCCGGGCGCGGTGATTCGCGGGAAGAAGGGGTCAGGAGGCATAACTATTAAGAAGTCGGGGCAAGCACTGGTGTTCGGGGTGTACGAGGAGCCGGTCACGCCAGGTCAATGCAACATGGTTGTGGAGAGGCTGGCTGATTACCTTATCGATCAGGGCATGTAG
- the LOC121807234 gene encoding uncharacterized protein LOC121807234, translating to MSILISMELEKEKCGQVRWEDMKKDENWESMESCSSLSDSASAEEEEDDATTSSSSSSLFEFTDLMAQLPIKRGLSKFYNGRSESFGSLRSVESVEDLKKKERCRNSKRMKLCKSYGNRHSLSPNPTIAKRSSSPNPTYAIPLV from the exons ATGTCAATTTTGATTTCAATGGAATTGGAAAAGGAAAAGTGTGGGCAAGTTAGGTGGGAAGATATGAAGAAAGATGAGAATTGGGAATCCATGGAGTCTTGTTCCTCCTTGAGTGATTCAGCTTCAgcagaagaagaggaggatgatGCAAcaacttcttcatcttcctcttcACTCTTTGAATTCACTGACCTCATGGCTCAACTCCCCATCAA GAGGGGTCTGTCCAAGTTCTATAATGGAAGATCAGAGAGTTTTGGGTCGTTGAGGAGTGTGGAGAGTGTGGAAGATCTAAAGAAGAAGGAGAGGTGCAGGAATAGTAAAAGAATGAAATTGTGCAAGAGCTATGGAAATCGCCACAGCCTTAGCCCAAACCCTACCATTGCCAAGAGATCATCATCGCCCAACCCTACATATGCGATCCCTCTAGTTTAA